A genome region from Mesorhizobium sp. B2-1-8 includes the following:
- a CDS encoding TrbC/VirB2 family protein: MPRQYDAGAVALAVNLLVVSNAHASGSSMPWEQPLEKILQSVEGPVSKIIAVIIIIVTGLTLAFGDSSGGFRRLIQIVFGLSIAFAASSFFLSFFSFGGGALIS, translated from the coding sequence CTGCCACGGCAATATGACGCAGGAGCCGTCGCCCTAGCCGTCAATCTCCTGGTCGTGTCGAACGCCCATGCCTCGGGCTCCTCGATGCCGTGGGAACAGCCGCTCGAAAAAATCCTGCAGTCGGTCGAGGGACCGGTGTCGAAGATCATCGCCGTCATCATCATCATCGTCACCGGCCTGACGCTGGCCTTCGGCGACAGTTCGGGCGGTTTCAGGCGGTTGATCCAGATCGTTTTCGGCCTTTCGATCGCCTTCGCGGCGTCGAGTTTCTTCCTGTCGTTCTTCTCGTTCGGCGGCGGAGCGTTGATCTCATGA
- the trbE gene encoding conjugal transfer protein TrbE, producing the protein MMSLAEYRRTAARLADYLPWVALVAPGVVLNKDGSFQRTARFRGPDLDSAVAAELVAVASRINNAFRRLGSGWSIFVEAQRHEAASYPESQFPNAASGLLDAERKADFDEEGVHFVSSYFLTFLFLPPPEDATRAEGWLYEGRDQSGADPGEIMRAFVDRTERVLSLLDGFMPECHWLDDGQTLTYLHTTVSTKRHQVRVPETPIYLDALLADEPLAGGLEPRLGDKHLRVLTIVGFPTATTPGLLDDLNRLAFPYRWSTRAILLDKVDAVRLLTRIRRQWFAKRKSIALILKEVMTNEASALLDTDAANKAADADTALQELGADMAGMAYVTATVAIWDSDPRVADEKLRLVEKVIQGRDFTAIVETVNAVDAWLGSLPGHAYANVRQPPISTLNLAHMIPLSAVWAGPERDEHLVSPPLLYGKTEGSTPFRLVLHVGDVGHTLVVGPTGAGKSVLLALMALQFCRYRNAQIFAFDFGGSIRAATLAMGGDWHDLGGHLTEGMDASVSLQPLARVHDTYERAWAADWIVAILTREGIVITPDAKEHIWAALTSLASAPVEERTITGLSVLLQANDLKQALRPYCVGGPHGRLLDAEAEHLGQASVQAFEIEGLVGTQAAPAVLSYLFHRIGDRLDGRPTLLIIDEGWLALDDDAFAGQLREWLKTLRKKNASVVFATQSLSDIDNSAIAPAIIESCPTRLLLPNERAIEPQITAIYRRFGLNDRQIEILARATPKRDYYCQSRRGNRLFELGLSEVGLALCAASSKSDQALIGSIIAEHGRDDFLSAWLRARDVGWAADLIPDLTAPEPEKDPQQ; encoded by the coding sequence ATGATGAGCCTTGCCGAATACCGCCGGACGGCTGCCCGCCTTGCCGACTATCTGCCTTGGGTCGCTCTCGTCGCGCCGGGCGTCGTGCTCAACAAGGACGGCAGCTTTCAGCGCACCGCGAGGTTTCGCGGGCCCGATCTCGACTCCGCCGTGGCGGCGGAACTTGTTGCGGTGGCATCGCGCATCAACAATGCCTTCCGTCGCCTCGGCTCGGGTTGGAGCATCTTCGTTGAAGCACAGCGGCACGAAGCGGCTTCCTATCCCGAAAGCCAGTTTCCCAATGCGGCCTCCGGCCTGCTCGACGCCGAGCGCAAAGCCGACTTCGACGAGGAAGGAGTTCATTTCGTATCGAGCTACTTTCTCACATTCCTGTTCCTGCCGCCGCCCGAAGACGCCACGCGCGCCGAGGGATGGCTTTATGAGGGCCGCGACCAGTCGGGCGCGGATCCGGGTGAGATCATGCGCGCCTTTGTCGACCGGACAGAGCGCGTGCTGTCCCTGCTCGACGGGTTCATGCCGGAATGCCACTGGCTCGATGACGGCCAAACGCTGACCTACCTGCACACGACGGTCTCCACCAAACGCCATCAGGTGCGCGTCCCCGAGACCCCGATCTATCTCGATGCGCTGCTGGCCGACGAGCCGCTCGCCGGCGGGCTCGAACCGCGGCTTGGCGACAAGCATCTTCGCGTGCTCACCATCGTCGGCTTCCCGACCGCCACGACACCCGGCCTGCTTGACGACCTCAATAGGTTGGCCTTCCCGTACCGCTGGTCGACCCGCGCGATCCTGCTCGACAAGGTCGACGCTGTCCGCCTGTTGACCAGGATACGGCGGCAATGGTTCGCCAAGCGCAAGAGTATCGCCTTGATCCTGAAGGAGGTGATGACCAACGAGGCATCAGCACTGCTCGACACCGACGCCGCCAACAAGGCGGCCGACGCCGATACGGCGCTGCAGGAGCTCGGCGCCGACATGGCGGGGATGGCCTATGTCACCGCGACCGTCGCCATATGGGATTCCGACCCGCGCGTGGCCGACGAGAAACTGCGGCTCGTCGAGAAAGTCATCCAGGGCCGCGACTTCACGGCGATTGTCGAGACCGTCAACGCCGTCGACGCCTGGCTCGGCTCCTTGCCAGGGCACGCCTATGCCAACGTCCGCCAGCCGCCGATCTCAACGCTCAATCTCGCCCACATGATCCCCCTCTCTGCCGTGTGGGCGGGGCCGGAACGGGACGAGCATCTGGTCAGTCCTCCCTTGCTTTATGGCAAGACCGAAGGCTCGACCCCGTTCCGGTTGGTCCTTCACGTCGGCGATGTTGGCCACACGCTGGTCGTCGGCCCCACCGGCGCTGGCAAGTCGGTTCTGCTGGCGCTGATGGCCCTGCAATTTTGCCGCTACCGCAATGCTCAGATCTTCGCCTTCGACTTCGGCGGCTCGATTCGGGCGGCGACGCTAGCCATGGGCGGCGACTGGCACGATCTCGGCGGTCATCTTACCGAAGGCATGGACGCCTCCGTTTCGCTGCAGCCGCTCGCCCGCGTTCATGACACGTACGAGCGCGCTTGGGCGGCTGACTGGATCGTCGCGATCCTGACGCGCGAGGGCATCGTGATCACCCCGGACGCAAAGGAGCATATCTGGGCGGCGCTGACGTCGCTGGCTTCGGCTCCGGTCGAGGAGCGCACCATCACCGGGCTCAGCGTGCTTTTGCAAGCCAATGACCTGAAACAGGCGCTTCGTCCTTACTGTGTTGGCGGCCCTCACGGCCGGCTGCTCGACGCAGAGGCCGAACACCTCGGCCAGGCATCCGTGCAGGCGTTCGAAATCGAGGGTCTGGTGGGCACGCAGGCCGCGCCGGCCGTCCTATCCTATCTGTTTCATCGCATCGGCGACCGGCTCGACGGTCGTCCGACACTGCTCATCATCGACGAAGGCTGGCTTGCCCTCGACGATGACGCGTTCGCCGGGCAGTTGCGCGAGTGGCTGAAGACGCTTCGCAAGAAGAATGCCAGCGTCGTCTTCGCCACCCAGTCACTCTCCGACATCGACAATTCGGCTATCGCGCCGGCGATCATCGAAAGCTGTCCGACCCGGCTGCTGTTGCCCAATGAACGCGCCATTGAGCCGCAAATTACCGCCATCTATCGCCGCTTCGGCCTGAACGACCGCCAGATCGAGATCCTGGCGCGAGCGACACCCAAGCGCGATTATTACTGCCAGTCGCGTCGCGGCAACCGTCTCTTCGAGCTCGGCCTGTCCGAGGTCGGGCTGGCACTTTGCGCCGCGTCCTCGAAGAGCGATCAGGCCCTGATCGGCAGCATCATCGCCGAGCACGGCCGCGACGACTTCCTGTCAGCCTGGCTGCGTGCCCGCGATGTCGGCTGGGCCGCCGACCTCATTCCCGATCTCACCGCCCCTGAACCTGAAAAGGATCCCCAACAATGA
- a CDS encoding amino acid ABC transporter ATP-binding protein translates to MLAQAPISTAQSFPLVRIDGLNKWFGALQVLTDIDLTVRAGARVVVCGPSGSGKSTLIRCINGLEPFQKGTIQFEAITLGKDARDTARARRQTGMVFQSFNLFPHLTVLANCTLALRRVLLKPAREAEEIAIQHLTTVHIPEKAHAYPAQLSGGQQQRAAIARALCLNPRIMLFDEPTSALDPEMIKEVLDVIIALAGTGVTMVCVTHEMGFAREVADEIVFMDEGRIVEHASSNDFFSRAAHPRARLFLDTILSH, encoded by the coding sequence ATGCTCGCTCAAGCCCCAATCTCCACCGCTCAATCCTTCCCCCTTGTGCGGATCGACGGCCTCAACAAGTGGTTCGGTGCCCTGCAGGTTTTGACAGACATCGATCTGACGGTACGAGCGGGCGCACGCGTCGTCGTTTGCGGACCGTCCGGGTCCGGCAAGTCGACATTGATCCGCTGCATCAACGGTCTCGAACCTTTCCAGAAGGGAACGATCCAGTTCGAAGCGATAACTCTGGGAAAAGATGCTCGCGATACCGCGCGGGCGCGCCGACAGACAGGTATGGTCTTCCAGAGCTTCAATCTCTTTCCGCACCTCACCGTGCTCGCCAACTGCACGCTGGCGCTGCGCCGGGTTCTCCTGAAACCGGCGCGCGAGGCCGAAGAGATCGCCATACAGCATTTGACGACGGTGCACATCCCCGAAAAGGCGCATGCCTACCCGGCCCAGCTCTCGGGCGGTCAACAACAGCGAGCGGCGATCGCGCGCGCTCTCTGCCTCAATCCCCGCATCATGCTGTTCGATGAACCCACCTCGGCGCTTGACCCGGAAATGATCAAGGAAGTCCTGGACGTGATCATCGCGTTGGCGGGAACCGGCGTGACCATGGTCTGCGTGACCCATGAAATGGGTTTTGCACGCGAAGTCGCGGACGAGATCGTTTTCATGGACGAAGGCCGCATTGTCGAGCATGCCTCTTCCAATGACTTTTTCTCTAGAGCCGCTCACCCACGCGCCCGGCTGTTCCTCGATACCATCCTGAGCCATTGA
- the trbJ gene encoding P-type conjugative transfer protein TrbJ gives MTIRQSRRRALLLAAAMLAAPVAISPMMTAAAHAFIVFDPSNYSQNVLTAARSLQQITNQITSLQNQAQMLINQARNLASLPLSSLQQLQQSVQRTQQLLGEAQNIAFDVQQVDKAFQQQYGSASLSASDQQLVTDARSRWQNTVGGLQDAMRIQAGVVGNIETGRAQMSALVGASQSATGALQATQAGNQLLALQGQQLADLTAVVAANGRAQALTEAERAAAVDQGREQRRRFLTPGSGYQAGDVQMFNR, from the coding sequence ATGACTATTCGTCAAAGCCGCCGGCGCGCCCTTCTGCTGGCCGCGGCGATGCTCGCCGCGCCGGTCGCGATCTCGCCGATGATGACTGCGGCAGCGCATGCCTTCATCGTGTTTGATCCGTCGAACTATTCCCAGAATGTCCTGACGGCCGCGCGTTCGCTGCAGCAGATCACGAACCAGATCACCTCGCTTCAGAACCAGGCCCAGATGCTGATCAACCAGGCGCGCAACCTGGCGAGCCTGCCTTTGTCCTCGCTCCAGCAACTGCAACAGTCGGTGCAGCGCACGCAACAGCTTCTCGGCGAGGCACAGAACATCGCCTTCGACGTCCAGCAGGTCGACAAGGCCTTTCAGCAGCAATACGGCAGCGCCTCACTCTCCGCTTCCGACCAGCAGCTCGTCACGGACGCGCGTTCGCGCTGGCAAAACACGGTAGGCGGTCTCCAGGACGCCATGCGCATCCAGGCGGGCGTCGTCGGAAATATCGAGACCGGTCGCGCGCAGATGTCGGCGTTGGTCGGCGCCAGCCAATCGGCGACCGGTGCGCTGCAGGCAACGCAAGCCGGCAATCAGTTGCTTGCGCTTCAGGGCCAGCAGCTTGCGGACCTGACCGCCGTGGTAGCCGCCAACGGTCGCGCCCAGGCGCTGACCGAAGCTGAACGTGCCGCCGCGGTCGACCAGGGCCGCGAGCAACGCCGCCGCTTCCTGACCCCTGGCTCCGGGTATCAGGCCGGCGACGTTCAAATGTTCAACCGCTGA
- a CDS encoding amino acid ABC transporter permease — protein sequence MSMLDIWLGILQGLGITAQVTACGLVFAVPFALVFGVAQFLTTGIARFLVTAVIEFWRSSAVVVLLFVFYYVLPVVGVTLSALTVSALVLGLNSGGYASQAVRAGLQSLPAGQREAGMALGLSRPAILLLIELPQALVAMSPTFVNNLIQLVKATSLVSLVTLTDMTFRAKEISQTEYDPVAIYSALLLAFFVVCYPIALAGRWLEKRVNPERGTPRGI from the coding sequence GTGAGCATGCTGGACATCTGGCTGGGCATTCTGCAGGGGCTGGGTATCACCGCACAGGTCACAGCCTGCGGCCTGGTCTTCGCGGTCCCCTTCGCGCTCGTTTTCGGCGTCGCGCAGTTTCTGACCACCGGTATAGCGCGCTTTCTGGTTACCGCCGTGATCGAATTCTGGCGCAGCTCCGCGGTCGTCGTCCTGCTTTTCGTCTTTTACTACGTGCTGCCGGTCGTGGGCGTCACTCTATCGGCGCTGACCGTCAGTGCATTGGTGCTCGGCCTCAATAGCGGCGGCTATGCCAGCCAGGCGGTGCGCGCCGGGCTCCAATCTCTTCCTGCCGGCCAGCGCGAGGCAGGCATGGCGCTCGGCCTCTCGCGCCCGGCGATCCTGCTTCTGATCGAGCTCCCCCAGGCGTTGGTCGCCATGAGTCCCACCTTCGTCAACAACCTTATTCAGCTCGTCAAGGCGACTTCCCTTGTCTCGTTGGTCACGTTGACGGACATGACGTTCCGCGCCAAGGAAATCTCGCAGACCGAATACGACCCGGTCGCGATCTATTCGGCGCTGCTGCTAGCCTTCTTCGTCGTCTGTTATCCGATCGCACTCGCCGGACGCTGGCTCGAGAAGCGGGTCAATCCCGAAAGAGGAACGCCTCGTGGGATTTAA
- a CDS encoding TrbI/VirB10 family protein, with amino-acid sequence MNENHMDVEPMRLRADPPRVTRLSRKMLAGIGFVASLGLGGALIYALQDANTFKQGEELYPTSNRPPADGLARLPRDYAGPVLGPPLPGDLGRPILDAQNKGQAVVPLATASAAIDEAEQRRRAEEEAARTSRIFFQTAQGDARTAEASAPAVINLASQNGQPNAQDRQLAFLSAAADRRTVASDHVTPPASPYVLQAGAVIPAALITGIRSDLPGQISAQVTENVYDSPTGRSLLIPQGTRVIGQYDNGIRSGQRRLLLVWNRLIFPDGRSIVLERQPGADEQGYAGLEDGVDYHWGELFKAAALSTVLSVGAQSGSSDQDSDIVRALRSGASDSVSHLGQRVVQRQLDVAPTLTIRPGLPVRVLVTRDLALEPYGG; translated from the coding sequence ATGAACGAGAACCATATGGACGTCGAACCCATGCGGCTTCGCGCCGACCCGCCGCGCGTGACGCGTCTTTCGCGCAAGATGCTCGCAGGCATCGGCTTCGTCGCCTCGCTCGGTCTCGGGGGCGCGCTGATCTACGCCCTGCAGGACGCCAACACATTCAAGCAGGGCGAAGAGCTCTACCCGACCTCCAATCGGCCGCCCGCTGACGGACTGGCGCGCCTGCCGCGCGACTATGCCGGCCCGGTCCTTGGGCCGCCGTTGCCTGGTGATCTCGGCAGGCCGATCCTCGATGCCCAAAACAAGGGACAGGCCGTCGTGCCTCTCGCGACCGCCAGCGCCGCGATTGACGAAGCCGAGCAACGCCGGCGAGCCGAAGAGGAAGCGGCCCGAACCTCACGCATCTTTTTCCAGACAGCGCAAGGAGATGCCAGGACCGCGGAGGCGTCCGCCCCTGCTGTTATCAACCTTGCCAGTCAGAACGGTCAACCAAATGCGCAGGATCGCCAGCTTGCCTTCCTGTCCGCTGCCGCTGACCGGCGGACCGTGGCGTCAGATCACGTCACACCGCCGGCGTCACCTTATGTGCTTCAAGCCGGTGCCGTGATCCCGGCCGCGCTCATCACGGGTATCCGGTCGGACTTGCCCGGCCAGATCAGCGCGCAGGTAACCGAGAATGTCTATGACAGTCCCACCGGCCGCTCGCTGCTCATCCCGCAAGGCACTCGTGTTATTGGGCAATACGACAACGGAATTCGTTCGGGACAGCGTCGCTTGCTGCTCGTCTGGAACAGGCTGATCTTTCCCGACGGACGCTCCATCGTTCTGGAGCGGCAGCCTGGCGCAGATGAGCAGGGGTATGCTGGGCTTGAGGACGGCGTCGACTATCACTGGGGCGAGTTGTTCAAGGCCGCGGCGTTGTCGACCGTTCTGAGCGTTGGCGCACAGTCCGGTTCGTCCGACCAAGACAGCGATATCGTGCGTGCTCTGCGCAGCGGCGCCTCCGATAGCGTCAGCCATCTAGGCCAACGGGTCGTTCAGCGGCAACTCGATGTGGCGCCGACGCTTACGATCCGACCCGGGCTTCCCGTTCGCGTTCTCGTGACCCGCGACCTCGCGCTTGAACCATACGGAGGTTGA
- the trbG gene encoding P-type conjugative transfer protein TrbG: MSPRLRLVAGPSLARWLLPAMLVSGTTLLANCAMAPKKPPKISYDSYVPPLPPAPAAAKDERPKPLRVPPGWAPARGGAIGETPAARVENANAAARVEPRREGYYNAIQIYPWSEGALYQVYAAPGQITDIALEPGESLTGDGPIAAGDTARWIIGDTESGSGVARRIHVLVKPSRADITTNLIIATDRRSYMLELRAGVKPYMPAVAWSYPALKAGPLQTVATTPVIPDVTARNYRYGLTGDSPPWKPVGAYDDGRRVYVEFPRGIVQGEMPPIFVIGPEGEAEITNSRVYQNVLIVDRLFGAAELRLGAGKRQQTVRIVRNDGGRTDGLWRRPSDSVASRVPNSTHRGALQP; the protein is encoded by the coding sequence ATGAGCCCGAGATTGCGTCTTGTCGCTGGCCCAAGTCTCGCAAGATGGCTGCTACCGGCCATGCTGGTCTCGGGAACCACGCTCCTCGCGAACTGCGCCATGGCGCCGAAGAAGCCGCCCAAGATCAGCTACGATTCCTATGTTCCCCCTTTGCCGCCGGCTCCGGCCGCCGCGAAAGACGAACGGCCGAAACCTCTTCGCGTGCCACCAGGCTGGGCACCCGCGCGGGGCGGCGCCATCGGCGAAACACCGGCCGCGCGCGTCGAGAACGCAAACGCGGCAGCGCGCGTGGAGCCGCGCCGCGAGGGCTACTACAACGCCATCCAGATCTACCCATGGAGCGAAGGAGCGCTCTATCAGGTCTACGCCGCGCCTGGCCAGATAACGGACATCGCGCTCGAGCCGGGCGAAAGTCTGACGGGAGACGGTCCGATCGCGGCCGGTGACACCGCGCGCTGGATTATCGGCGACACGGAAAGCGGGTCCGGCGTCGCGCGGCGCATCCACGTCCTGGTAAAACCCTCCCGCGCGGACATCACCACGAACCTTATCATCGCCACCGACCGGCGCAGCTATATGCTTGAGCTACGGGCAGGCGTGAAGCCCTACATGCCTGCCGTTGCGTGGTCCTATCCGGCCCTGAAAGCGGGACCCCTGCAGACCGTCGCCACAACACCGGTCATACCGGACGTTACCGCGCGCAACTATCGGTACGGCCTTACCGGCGACAGCCCACCCTGGAAGCCGGTCGGCGCCTACGACGACGGCCGCCGGGTATACGTCGAGTTTCCGCGCGGCATTGTGCAAGGCGAGATGCCGCCGATTTTCGTCATCGGTCCGGAAGGCGAGGCTGAAATCACCAACAGCCGCGTCTATCAGAACGTCCTGATCGTCGACCGCCTTTTTGGGGCCGCCGAACTGCGTCTTGGCGCCGGCAAGCGGCAGCAGACGGTAAGGATCGTCCGCAACGATGGTGGAAGAACCGATGGGTTGTGGCGGAGGCCAAGCGACAGCGTCGCGTCAAGGGTGCCGAACTCAACGCACAGGGGAGCACTGCAGCCATGA
- a CDS encoding amino acid ABC transporter permease: MGFNLDFALSTIPTIIGAIGNTLLATVLSCLGASALGFTFEMIRRGGGAPGLAVRFLIDFIRSTPVLAWLYFLYFVMPFYGIRLGAMTVGILGLSLYYSGYLAEVFKAGIDAIPSGQLEAARALSLTRRDTIIFIIGPQMLRNIAAPLGNYLVSILKATPYLAILAVPEMLGRAFDIASETYRYAEPLTVAGVLFLALALIVSYGVKCIEQRLLAAGRR; the protein is encoded by the coding sequence GTGGGATTTAACCTCGATTTCGCACTCTCGACCATCCCGACCATAATCGGCGCGATAGGGAATACCCTGCTCGCCACGGTCTTGAGTTGCCTCGGTGCGTCGGCGCTTGGCTTCACTTTCGAAATGATCCGCCGCGGGGGCGGAGCGCCTGGCCTCGCCGTGCGCTTCCTGATCGACTTCATCCGCTCAACGCCGGTCCTGGCCTGGCTCTATTTCCTGTATTTCGTCATGCCCTTCTACGGGATCCGCCTTGGCGCCATGACGGTGGGCATACTGGGGCTGAGCCTGTACTACAGCGGTTATCTGGCGGAGGTGTTCAAGGCGGGCATCGACGCAATTCCAAGCGGCCAGCTGGAAGCAGCCAGAGCCTTGTCGCTCACCCGCCGCGATACGATCATTTTCATCATCGGACCGCAAATGCTGCGCAACATCGCCGCGCCGCTCGGCAACTACCTGGTTTCGATCCTCAAGGCGACGCCTTATCTCGCGATCCTGGCCGTGCCGGAAATGCTCGGGCGCGCCTTCGATATCGCTTCCGAGACCTATCGTTACGCGGAGCCGCTGACCGTCGCCGGCGTTCTGTTTCTCGCCCTGGCGCTGATCGTTTCTTATGGCGTGAAGTGCATCGAGCAGCGTCTGCTTGCAGCTGGACGTCGCTGA
- a CDS encoding VirB3 family type IV secretion system protein, whose amino-acid sequence MTAAFEQFDAVPGWSVPVHRALTEQILLGGAPRGIAILNGTLAGAVGLGLRLWLVGLLIWAIGHVMAVWAARRDPLFFEVGRRHLRLPGHLSV is encoded by the coding sequence ATGACAGCAGCTTTCGAACAATTCGACGCGGTGCCGGGGTGGTCGGTGCCCGTCCATCGGGCCCTGACCGAGCAGATCCTGCTTGGCGGCGCGCCGCGCGGAATCGCGATCCTGAATGGCACGCTGGCTGGCGCTGTCGGTCTTGGGCTGCGGCTCTGGCTGGTCGGTCTTCTCATCTGGGCAATCGGACATGTCATGGCGGTGTGGGCTGCCAGGCGCGATCCGCTGTTTTTCGAGGTCGGACGCCGGCACCTGCGGCTGCCCGGACATCTGTCGGTTTGA
- the trbF gene encoding conjugal transfer protein TrbF, with amino-acid sequence MNIFRRPAVHYGKTPRPETPYQKAQQIWDERIGSARVQARNWRAMAFGSLILSAGLATSLVWQLGRGTVVPWVVQVDRLGQAQATAPAIADYKPTDPQIAWHLARFIEQVRSVPADPIILRQDWLRAYEWTTDQGAAALNDYARADDPFSKVRKQQVAVEISSVIRASPNSFRVAWIEHHYENGQLSGTERWTAILTIVTQMPNDAERLRANPLGIYVNAINWSREMSQ; translated from the coding sequence ATGAACATCTTTCGGCGCCCCGCCGTCCACTACGGCAAGACCCCTCGACCGGAAACCCCTTATCAAAAGGCGCAGCAGATCTGGGATGAGCGCATCGGCTCCGCCCGCGTGCAGGCACGAAACTGGCGCGCCATGGCGTTCGGGTCGCTGATCCTGTCGGCGGGGCTGGCCACTTCACTGGTCTGGCAATTGGGCCGCGGTACCGTGGTGCCCTGGGTCGTGCAGGTCGATAGGCTCGGCCAGGCTCAAGCGACCGCGCCCGCGATCGCCGACTACAAGCCAACCGATCCGCAGATCGCGTGGCATCTCGCCCGCTTTATCGAGCAGGTGCGCTCTGTTCCAGCCGACCCAATCATCCTGCGCCAGGACTGGCTGCGCGCCTATGAATGGACCACCGACCAGGGTGCTGCGGCGCTCAACGACTATGCTCGCGCTGACGATCCTTTCTCCAAGGTCCGCAAGCAGCAGGTCGCGGTGGAGATCTCTTCGGTCATCAGAGCCTCGCCAAACTCCTTCCGTGTCGCCTGGATCGAGCACCACTACGAAAACGGCCAGCTCTCAGGCACCGAGCGCTGGACCGCGATCCTGACGATCGTGACGCAGATGCCAAACGACGCCGAACGGCTTCGCGCCAATCCCCTTGGCATTTACGTCAACGCCATCAACTGGTCGCGGGAGATGAGCCAATGA
- the trbB gene encoding P-type conjugative transfer ATPase TrbB, whose protein sequence is MAISHNDTEGRARSSRMLRTALGPAIARFLDDPAIVEVMLNPDGRIWVDRLSEGLADTGEMLAPTAGERIVRLVAHHVGAEVHSRSPRVSAELPQTGERFEGLLPPVVAAPAFAIRKPAVAVFTLDDYVAAGIMTSGQAAMLRAAVAGRANILVAGGTSTGKTTLTNALLAEVAKGMDRVVIIEDTRELQCAAPNLVAMRTKDGVATLSDLVRSSLRLRPDRIPIGEVRGAEALDLLKAWGTGHPGGIGTLHAGSGIGALRRLEQLIQEAVVTVPRALIADTIGLVAVLSGRGAARRLSELVRIEGLGPDGDYRIAEAKPTNPGETS, encoded by the coding sequence ATGGCTATCTCGCATAACGATACCGAGGGACGCGCGCGCAGCTCGCGTATGCTGCGGACCGCGCTCGGACCCGCCATCGCCCGGTTCCTAGACGATCCCGCGATCGTTGAGGTTATGCTGAACCCGGATGGCCGGATCTGGGTGGATCGGCTTTCGGAAGGTTTGGCCGATACGGGGGAAATGCTCGCGCCTACCGCTGGCGAGCGGATTGTGCGCCTGGTCGCCCATCATGTCGGCGCTGAGGTCCATTCCCGTTCCCCGCGCGTCTCGGCCGAATTGCCGCAAACCGGCGAGCGTTTCGAAGGCCTGCTGCCGCCCGTGGTCGCCGCGCCGGCTTTCGCGATCCGCAAACCTGCGGTCGCCGTGTTCACGCTCGATGACTATGTCGCGGCGGGCATCATGACTTCTGGCCAGGCCGCGATGTTGCGCGCCGCGGTTGCTGGCCGCGCTAACATCCTCGTTGCCGGTGGCACATCGACCGGCAAGACGACCCTCACCAACGCGCTGCTCGCCGAAGTGGCGAAAGGGATGGATCGGGTCGTCATCATCGAGGACACCCGCGAACTGCAATGCGCCGCGCCCAACCTTGTCGCAATGCGCACCAAGGATGGCGTCGCCACGCTCTCCGACCTGGTTCGTTCCTCGCTGCGCCTGCGGCCTGATCGCATCCCAATCGGCGAAGTGCGCGGCGCCGAGGCCCTGGACCTCTTGAAGGCATGGGGCACAGGGCATCCCGGCGGTATCGGCACCCTTCATGCGGGGTCCGGTATTGGCGCTCTGCGCCGCCTTGAGCAGCTTATCCAGGAAGCCGTCGTCACTGTCCCGCGTGCGTTGATCGCCGACACGATCGGCCTTGTGGCTGTCCTGTCCGGACGTGGCGCCGCGCGGCGGCTTAGCGAACTCGTTCGGATCGAGGGTCTCGGCCCCGACGGCGATTATCGCATTGCTGAAGCCAAGCCCACCAACCCAGGAGAAACCTCATGA
- the trbK-alt gene encoding putative entry exclusion protein TrbK-alt translates to MDGKALARLVAVVFVAVAVAATALEMSRKEDKRVGEGPHTPAASAPNPLRDRLRRCRALGAAALRDEGCARLWAEQRHRFLGLEKPSRSSISEPAVSQSPDAALREAR, encoded by the coding sequence ATGGACGGCAAAGCCCTCGCTCGCCTCGTGGCCGTCGTCTTCGTCGCGGTCGCCGTCGCGGCGACCGCGCTCGAGATGAGCCGGAAGGAAGACAAGCGGGTAGGGGAGGGCCCGCACACACCGGCGGCCTCGGCGCCGAATCCGCTTCGTGACCGCCTGCGCCGCTGCCGGGCCCTCGGCGCGGCTGCTCTGCGTGACGAGGGATGTGCGCGGCTGTGGGCCGAACAGCGCCATCGCTTCCTCGGCCTCGAAAAGCCGTCCCGGAGTTCGATAAGCGAGCCGGCCGTTTCGCAGTCGCCTGATGCCGCCCTGCGCGAGGCCCGATAG